CGGCATCTCCGGGACCGACGCCATGGAGCTGCTGCGCCGCCACAAGATCGAGAAGCTTCCGCTGGTCGACGACGCGGGCATCCTCAAGGGCCTCATCACGGTCAAGGACTTCGTCAAGGCCGAGAAGTACCCGCACGCCGCGAAGGACGCCGAGGGCCGCCTCCTCGTGGGCGCCGCCGTGGGCGCCAGCCCCGAAGCCCTCGAGCGGGCCCAGGCTCTCGCCGAGGCCGGGGTCGACTTCCTGATCGTCGACACCTCGCACGGGCACAACAGCAACGCCCTCAACTGGATGGCGAAGATCAAGTCGAGCGTCGGCGTCGACGTGATCGGCGGCAACGTGGCCACCCGCGACGGCGCCCAGGCGCTGATCGACGCCGGTGTCGACGGCGTCAAGGTGGGCGTGGGCCCCGGCTCCATCTGTACGACCCGGGTGGTCGCCGGCATCGGCGTACCGCAGGTCACCGCCATCTACGAGGCGGCCCTCGCGGCCCGCTCCGCCGGTGTCCCGGTGATCGGGGACGGCGGACTGCAGTACTCCGGAGACATCGGCAAGGCGCTGGCCGCCGGCGCCGACACCGTGATGCTCGGCAGCCTTCTCGCCGGCTGCGAGGAGTCGCCCGGCGAGCTGCAGTTCATCAACGGCAAGCAGTTCAAGTCGTACCGCGGGATGGGCTCCCTCGGTGCCATGCAGTCCCGCGGCCAGGCCAAGTCGTACTCGAAGGACCGCTACTTCCAGGCCGAGGTCTCCTCCGACGACAAGCTCGTCCCCGAGGGCATCGAGGGCCAGGTGCCCTACCGCGGCCCGCTCGCCAACGTGCTGCACCAGCTCGTCGGCGGTCTGCGCCAGACCATGGGCTACGTGGGTGCCGCGTCCATCGACGAGATGGAGACCAAGGGCCGCTTCGTACGGATCACGTCGGCGGGCCTCAAGGAGAGCCACCCGCACGACATCCAGATGACGGTCGAGGCGCCGAACTACAGTCGCGGCCAGTAGCGAAACCACGGTCGGGGGCGGTCTCGGGGACTCCGGGACCGCCCCCGCCGCGTGTGTCGGGGATACTGGAACGCGCAGAACCGAAGACGGAAAGGCCACACACGTGACTGAGATCGAGATCGGGCGCGGCAAGCGCGGCCGCCGGGCGTACGCCTTCGACGACATCGCCGTCGTCCCGAGCCGCCGTACGCGCGACCCGAAGGAGGTCTCGATCGCCTGGCAGATCGACGCCTACCGCTTCGAGCTGCCGTTCCTGGCGGCTCCCATGGACTCGGTGGTCTCCCCGGCGACCGCCATCCGCATCGGGGAGCTGGGCGGCCTGGGCGTCCTCAACCTCGAAGGCCTGTGGACGCGGCACGAGGACCCGCAGTCGCTCCTCGACGAGATCGTGGAGCTGGACGCGGAGACCGCGACCCGCCGCCTCCAGGAGATCTACGCGGCTCCCATCAAGGAGGAGCTGATCGGGCTGCGCATCAAGGAGGTGCGCGACTCGGGCGTGGTCACCGCCGCCGCGCTCTCGCCGCAGCGCACCGCGCAGTTCTCCAAGGCCGTCGTGGACGCGGGCGTCGACATCTTCGTCATCCGCGGTACGACGGTGTCGGCGGAGCACGTCTCCGGCGCCTCCGAGCCGCTG
This sequence is a window from Streptomyces ortus. Protein-coding genes within it:
- the guaB gene encoding IMP dehydrogenase; this encodes MTANVDGVPEKFATLGLTYDDVLLLPGASEVLPGAVDTSSRISRNVRVNIPLLSAAMDKVTESRMAIAMARQGGVGVLHRNLSIEDQVNQVDLVKRSESGMVTDPITVHPDATLGEADALCAKFRISGVPVTDGNGKLLGIVTNRDMAFETDRSRQVREVMTPMPLVTGKVGISGTDAMELLRRHKIEKLPLVDDAGILKGLITVKDFVKAEKYPHAAKDAEGRLLVGAAVGASPEALERAQALAEAGVDFLIVDTSHGHNSNALNWMAKIKSSVGVDVIGGNVATRDGAQALIDAGVDGVKVGVGPGSICTTRVVAGIGVPQVTAIYEAALAARSAGVPVIGDGGLQYSGDIGKALAAGADTVMLGSLLAGCEESPGELQFINGKQFKSYRGMGSLGAMQSRGQAKSYSKDRYFQAEVSSDDKLVPEGIEGQVPYRGPLANVLHQLVGGLRQTMGYVGAASIDEMETKGRFVRITSAGLKESHPHDIQMTVEAPNYSRGQ